In Pan paniscus chromosome 1, NHGRI_mPanPan1-v2.0_pri, whole genome shotgun sequence, the DNA window TGGAGGAGGGAGTTGGACAGCCCCCTCCTCTAGGGAAgtctctaaatatccacatgttctAAGTGGCTTCTTACTTTCCTTCATCCGTCACTTCCAAAGAAAGTTGGTCTGGAGGGAGAGTAGATGTGAAAGAATTGTAACCGGGAATGGGGAGGGGTCAGTGGTGAACAGGCAATAGTGTGATCTCTGACATTGATGAGATCCTCCCTTCCCCCAGTTTCTGGTCTCTCCTTCGGTATCATCAGTGGTGTCTTCTCTGTTATCAATATTTTGGCTGATGcacttgggccaggtgtggttggGATCCATGGAGACTCACCCTAttacttcctgacttcaggtaagaTCCACCTTCTATCTAGCCTTTACCCCCCATCCATCCTTGTCCCTGATCTGATTTATTGGCCTTCCCTGAGAGACTTCTTTGGCTCAACATCTCAGGAGCCTGGGAGAAGATCAGGGACATCCTGatcctccccatctccctccctgcAGCCTTTCTGACAGCAGCCATTATCCTGCTCCATACCTTTTGGGGAGTTGTGTTCTTTGATGCCTGTGAGAGGAGACGGTACTGGGCTTTGGGCCTGGTGGTTGGGAGTCACCTACTGACATCAGGACTGGTGAGTTGGAGACAGCGGCCTGAGTTAGGGAGAAAAGCATTTAATGGTGAGTGGGATGTGGGGGAAAGGGTATCCTCACTTCTTAACATTTTTAACctacctgggaggaggaggaaaggtgaGTCTTTCAAGGTCTCTCACCTCAGCATCATTTCTATCACCTGCTCTGGGGAGGAGGTTGAATGGATTAGTCAAACTGTAATGCAGAGGGCCTGAGGTGAGCAGGAGCGGCAGAAACCTTTGAGTTTCTGAGGAGCTGAAAATCAAAAGTCCCCTTAACCACAAGATGTTGGTGCTCTGAAGGGAAAGACTGGAGAATTTGAGAGAGATATCTGGGAGTCAAAGGTACAGAGAGAATATGGGGATTAGGTCGAGGGAGAATCTAATCTCTTTCCTACTCTTACCCTCCTTCCTAGACATTCCTGAACCCCTGGTATGAGGCCAGCCTGCTGCCCATCTATGCAGTCACTGTTTCCATGGGGCTCTGGGCCTTCATCACAGCTGGAGGGTCCCTCCGAAGTATTCAGCGCAGCCTCTTGTGTAAGGACTGACTACCTGGACTGATCGCCTGACAGATCCCACCTGCCTGTCCACTGCCCATGActgagcccagccccagcccgGGTCCATTGCCCAcattctctgtctccttctcGTCGGTCTACCCCACTACCTCCAGGGTTTtgctttgtccttttgtgaccGTTAGTCTCTAAGCTTTACCAGGAGCAGCCTGGGTTCAGCCAGTCAGTGACTGGTGGGTTTGAATCTGCACTTATCCCCACCACCTGGGGACCCCCTTGTTGTGTCCAGGACTCCCCCTGTGTCAGTGCTCTGCTCTCACCCTGCCCAAGACTCACCTCCCTTCCCCTCTGCAGGCCGACGGCAGGAGGACAGTCGGGTGATGGTGTATTCTGCCCTGCGCATCCCACCCGAGGACTGAGGGAACCTAGGGGGGACCCCTGGGCCTGGGGTGCCCTCCTGATGTCCTCGCCCTGTATTTCTCCATCTCCAGTTCTGGACAGTGCAGGTTGCCAAGAAAAGGGACCTAGTTTAGCCATTGCCCTGGAGATGAAATTAATGGAGGCTCAAGGATAGATGAGCTCTGAGTTTCTCAGTACTCCCTCAAGACTGGACATCTTGGTCTTTTTCTCAGGCCTGAGGGGGAACCATTTTTGGTGTGATAAATACCCTaaactgcctttttttcttttttgaggtggggggagggaggaggtatATTGGAACTCTTCTAACCTCCTTGGGCTATATTTTCTCTCCTCGAGTTGCTCCTCATGGCTGGGCTCATTTCGGTCCCTTTCTCCTTGGTCCCAGACCttgggggaaaggaaggaagtgcATGTTTGGGAACTGGCATTACTGGAACTAATGGTTTTAACCTCCTTAACCACCAGCATCCCTCCTCTCCCCAAGGTGAAGTGGAGGGTGCTGTGGTGAGCTGGCCACTCCAGAGCTGCAGTGCCACTGGAGGAGTCAGACTACCATGACATCGTAGGGAAGGAGGGgagatttttttgtagtttttaattggggtgtgggaggggtggggaggtttTCTATAAACTGTATCATTTTCTGCTGAGGGTGGAGTGTCCCATCCTTTTAATCAAGGTGATTGTGATtttgactaataaaaaagaatttgtaaTTGTGGGGGAACTTGGCTTTTAAGGGAAGGGATAGCATGTTAATTGAGATTTCTGTCCTCAGATCTCTCATCCAGCCACTTTCCTaacctggcaaccactgatttccAAGCATAGCCTTGGTGCAAGGGCAGAAATCTGGGCTAGTGGTTTAACATGTCTGAAACTTTGGGTTAAGTGTTTTCCCAGAAGCTAATCTTTCCTTCCAGGGGTGGGATAAAAGGAGTTAATCACCCATGCTTCTTTTCCCCATCCTTTGCCCATCTTTACCACCTGAGGGATTCAGGAACTTGCCCACCCTCAAGAGCCTCAAAGGATAGGCCAGAATTAAAGTCAGAaactttaatttccaaatatattgATCAAAAATATACAACTTCAACAGCAACTCTTTATCCTAAGGAGAGATCCCGCAGTATTATCTAGGGAAAGGGCCATAAAAGTGAGGGGGTAGAGGACTTTGGGGTATATCCCAAACTTCCCCTGCAACTAAACAGAGTTTGTTCTCTGCATTAACAACACAGCGATTTCCTCATTTCCTCCTACATGTTTGGAGAGGCTGAAGGCTCTGCAGTTCTTCCTCGAATGACAGCCTGGGTCCATTCCTCTCTAGGAGATGTCCAAGGGAAGGAGGACATCTGCTTACTACTCCTACAGTGTTTCTGGCCAGATCCTACACCCCATTTTAGAGGCTTCCTGATAGGCATGAAGGGAAGTCATCCACATCCATGGTATCTGAGAAGGAATTTATGCCTCAGTCGTGGCTTGTGCTGAAGTGAAGACCACACTCTTTCGGTTTTCCAGCCTCTTCTTCCTGGAAAGGGGAATGGCTCATGAGAATGACTGCTATCTAAGTGAAGCAGATTAGAGGTGAAATAGGAGAATGCTTTTTAACAGAAAAGAGGGCTGGGCAAGGTgtttcacacctataatcccagcactttgggaggctgaggcgggcggatcacttgaggtcaggagttggagaccagcctgggcaatgtagtgaaaacccgtctctgctaaaaatacaaaaattatctgggcatggtggcacatgcctgtagtcccacctactcaggaggctgaggtgggaggaccacttgagcccgggaggtggaggttgcagtgagctgcgataaagccatgcactccagcctggacaacagtgagaacctgtctcaaaaagcgggtggctcatgcctataatcccagtactttgggaggccgaggcaggcgaattgcctgaggtcaggagtttgagaccagcctggccaatatggtgaaaccttgtctctactaaaagtacaaaaattagctgggtgtgatggtgcgtgcctgtagtcccagctactcgggaggctgaggcaggagaattgcttgaacccagaaggcagaggttgcagtgagctgagattgcacaccactgcactccagactgagtaacagagcaagactccgtctccccgctaccaaaaaaaaaaaaaaaaaaaaaagggactggAGGAATGGAAAGTAGGGCCTCACCGAATCTTTCTAGCAATGAAATAAACAGCCAGGAGAAGGCAGAGACAGCCAACCAAGATTCCTACACCTAGACTCAGCATTTCACCTGGGGGAGATAAAGGTAAAAGGTGTCAGCCTAGGACTAACATAGATTTTGAGCCTTTCCCCCACTCGGTGAGGACACCTCCCCTCCCCGCATTATCTTATAAGGCTGCCTTACCTGTGGTATACGAGGATCCTGCTGTAAGAGAAGAAAATGGGTCAGTGGGACTTCAGATCCCCATCCCAGCTGGGAGCAGCACTCTCTGCTGCTGTGCCTGGGAGAATCCCCCGGGGGCaccctggggtgggggttggtTCCCAATCCAAGCAAGTCCCAGAAACCCCCTCCCCTTTTAGCCTTTTCTTCCCATTGGCTCCCTAGTTCCTGCCATTGTGTCCCCCTCAGTTTCCCATCTCTTCTGAGCCGTGTAGAATCACCTTGGATGAAAGAAGCAAAGACCATGCGCTGATTGAGAGGCTGAAGGGCTCGGTAGTTCTGTACCAGAAGCTTAGAGGGCTCCTCTTCTGTGGAGAACAATGTCCCCTGAAGCTTTTCCAGCTGAGGAGCAGAAGCGTGGGAGAGGTGTTACTTTGGGGAGTGGGAAGGGGTCTGAAGTTACAACTGTGTCTCACCTCACCTCGTTTCTCCACCACTTACCTGTTCCGTTGAAATCTGGGACCTTCTATAAAAAACTGTCCAGAGCACACTCTGGTAGCAAGGGGGAGTTGTGAGCGAGCCATTGTAGCGGAAGTACTGCCCCAGCTGTGGGGGGAGCAGCTCTCTTAGGTTGAAGGGAGGCACTGAGGTCTTCTGATCTGGGGAGAACAGACTGGGACTCATCTTCCTTTCAGTGTGCCCTAGCTTACCTAGATAGGGCTCCCAGAAGCAAAATTCCTTGGCTCTATGTAATTGCTTCATCCCAAGGCTTTTAAGGATAGTTTTTGAAAGTCTAATCTTACTTCCTGCTATAGATTTTTAAGGCTCACCTTTATGCCTGACTTCATGCAAGTGACTCAGAATGTGTTCATAAGCTATATTCTTAGTCTCACCCACCtggaagaggaggaaagggagagagttTGGAATGAGTCCATGTTTGGAATAAGAAATTTATGTACAGAATAAATGGTCAGGGTGGGCTGCTGCCTGCCATAGGAAGGAGGCCAGCAACAGAAATAGGTTTGAGGGTTGCAGAGGAAGTGGAGAGAAACCTGGAAGGGACTGGGGGCTACTGACCTCAATTAGGATGCCCAGGACAGCCAGGCCCTGGGGCTTCTCAGCAGCCTCACTCAAGCTGTCATAGGAATCAGAGTCATAATGTACAATGTGGAGctaaaggaaggaagagggaaatgAATCATGGAATGTCTGCACCCCCTTCAAGGCCTTGATCCTAGCTGCCACCATCCCCCCGCTGTCCCCGGCAGGCACTAAGTCTGTCCCTCAGAGATTGGCCTTATCCCCCCAGCATGACTTTTCCTAAGGTCCAGATCCTTTCCCCAGGACCAACCATCCCTGTTACTTTGTCTGAGTCCCAGCTCTTTGTTCCCTGGTACCTCTGCAACTGTGGCTTCACTGTTGATCTGGTGTTCTGACCCCCCTGGGGATCCTTTCTGACCCCAGTGCAGGTGGAGCTGGGCAGCTACATATTTTCGGGGAAGTCCACCCAGATACAGGGTAGAAGGCAGAGAGAGTTGCACTGTGAGGAAAAGAGCAAACTCGGATTGGTGGAGGCATGTGGATACATTCCCGCTCCTGGGTTGCCACCACTTCTTGGGAGACTTGGCCCTCTTCCAGTTTTCTCCCCCAGTAGCACCCAGTTCCTCCCATAGGCCAGTGCTTTTCTAGCAtatcttcctttttcttggtGAAGACCAAGTCAGTGCAATGATACCTACCTACTGAGCTTGGTTATAAACATTTCGATTCCCGCTTTGGCTACAGGATCCTGATCCCCATTCTCATATCTCCAAATTCATGGACAAAGGTTTTTGAGAATTCGTAGGTTAGGAAAATGCTGCTTTCCTCTGACTCCTgaggttatttgtttgtttatgtcaGATGGGTAATGTGCCAACATCTTGACAAGATTCGAGGGCGGCACATCTTACGCATGCTCATGAACACCCCATCATCATGCCCATGAACTACAAAAAGATCTGACTCCTAAGATCTGAGCTGGAGCCTACAACTCCTTGGAGCCTGTGCTTTTACCTGTGTGGCCATTGTTGTGCAGGTCCAAAGGCTCGGTGCCAGGCTGGTCATATCCGTGGGGCTGCAGAGCAGGCAAATCAGGGTCAAATGTCACACTGTCTGTCTGAATATCGATGGGCGACTGGGCATTGTTTCCACACTCGGGGTAAGAGGCTGGCCAATGGTCCTGACCATGTGGGCCTGGTGGGGGTTACCAAAGACATTGGTCCTGTCCTCCAGCTCTAGCTACCCTTCAACAGCACTCCCTCCCCTTGACCCTTCCCCTAACCAAGCCATACATCTGTGTGGAGGTAGAAATGGACTTCCCTCCACCCAGGTTAAGACCCCAGTTGTATAGGGATGGGTGAGGTAGGAGTCCTGTTGAGTCTCATGCTGCAGTTCCCCTTCCCTACCCAGAGGCAGTGATGATTCCCCAACTATCCTGATGAATGGGGAGTGGTAGCTCTTTTACTTACCTGTATTTTGAGGACAAGAAAGCTGAATGAGGGCAGAGGGGATGCATAGAAAACCTGAATACCCTGAGAGATGGGATTAGAGAGTAGGAGtagaaaaatgggagaaataaaatgatcctagataggccaggcacagtggctcatgcctgtaatcccagcactttgggaggccgaggcaggtggatcgcttgaggtcaggtgttcgagaccagcctggccaacacggtgaaaccccatctctactaaaaatacaaaaattagccagacgtggtggtgggcacctgtaatcccagaagccgaggcaggagaatcacttaaacccaggaggtggagtttgcagtgagcccagattgcaccactgcactccagcctgggtgacagagcaagactctgtgtcaaaaaaaaaaaaaaaaaaaaaaaaaaaaaaaaatcctagagagATAGGGTCTCCTGGAGGCCCCTATCAAGTGGCCTTGGGATTCAGATATCCTGACTTCTCAACATTCACTTCTTGCTCTCACACTGACCGTTTATCATGAACTTGAGTTTGGTTAAGTCATTAATCAGTAGTTCATAGGAACTGAGTTCCACCTCCCCCAGGGTCAGAAACTATCCTGCCAGCCTCTTCCTCACCCCTGACCTCCAGCTCTGTCCCAATTTCAGATGCAGGTTAGGGGTAGGATGGATTAGGATAGACGGAGCCAGAAGGAGACCTGGCAGCTAAGCTCAGAGTTCCCACCCAGCTTCCTTTCCACCCCAGCTCCCTCACTCCTACACGATTTACTGAGGACTTAACTAGCTTTTCTGCCAAATCAGGAGGTGTAGGATTTGATGATTAGAGCAGGATCTAGGAGCCATATATGTGAAACTCAAGGCAGGAGGAGATCCAGAAGGGAGGAGCTAGGGTGAGAAGCTAAAGGAAGTCTCCTCCCACCCGCACAGTGTGTCTTCCTGCCAGGTGAGGAGGTCCCAGTGTGAAAGGGTTGTCGGGAGGCCTTGAGATCTGCTCACCCTCATACATCCAGTGTTGACCTGCAAGGCAGAATAGTTTGGGTTACAGCCAGCGCAGCCTGGGGCAGAACCCTGGCCTCCACACTCCCCTCCCTCTGGCATTCTGTACTGCTCCACCTCCCTCTCTGCAGTCTctcctccctctgctccagcACTTTGCAAAGGAAGCCCTGAAACCGGACACCTCTGTGGAAAGGTCGGGGGGCCTATTTAAAATCACCAGCCAGGCTGTGTTGGTGCCTGCCGAGtaaaaggggaggaggaaggaaaagaggtaAAGCCCAGAGACTAAAATTAACCTGGATCCAAATGTGCGATTGGCCCAACCCTTTCTTTTCTGTAACCTGTGCCAAGTCAATCTAACACTTAGAAGattggggtgggtggggtgagggtgTGGGCAGAGGGTTGGAAGGATAGGGACTAGAAAGCGGGGAGGAGAAAGGAgtttagagtgtgtgtgtgttgggggatgctactgaggggagaaggggagattattcctttgctttaaaaaattgcatGAATAAAGCCACTGAGCTGTAAACTCATATGTAAATTCTTCTTTTCTGGTCCCATTAGCTCTAGAGGAAACTCCTCATCACCAGGAGGCTCTGCTCCCTACATTCTGAGATGGTTAGGGAAGGGTGGGAGTCAGGGCAGGGTCTACTCTAGATTGAGGGTGGTGGGTGGGCACAGGCAGCCAGGCTGGCAGGGACAGGATGAAAGTGAAGCATTGTGTGTAGAGAAGAGAGCTGCCAGCTGGGTCACATGCCAGGCTCTCGTGCAGTCCTGTCTGACGCAAAGGCTGAGGGTCTGCAGGTCCAGCCCCTCCCTATGGCCAAACTGCCTCAAGAAGAAAACGAAGGCCTTCATGGTTTATGCTGCAATATTCATACTACTAGAAACTCTGGAGTAAAATCCTAaattccttcctctctctgtctcttattCCCTTAAATTCCTCAAACTTGTGAGATGTCCTGCTCTTATCCTTGACCTATTCTCCTAGCCCAAGGGAGAGCTGGAGGCAGCCTCTCATTTTACCATATCTGTGGGACCCCCCAACAACTCAAACTCCCTGGTCTGTAAAGGTGCCTGTCCACTCTGGTCAGAGCCTCAACACACTtattctgtctcttcctcctctttccctctttttttctttctcctcagaTGAGATTTGTGACTCTCCATTTGGCTGCCTGCCTGCCCCCATCCTCTCTGCATTTGCCTTCTGCTCTCTGGACATCCCCCTCACCCTGCTCTTTCCACAAACCTCAGTTACACACCTAGTATGTGCTggacactgtgctaggcacaggAAACACAAAAATGAGGTCTAGGAGTTCCTGGGGACACTCCTGGAGCGCTTCAGCCTGTTCTCCCAAGAATCCCTCCTCATCTCCTGGGAGCTCCTGAAAGtcctttgtaaactgtaaaatgTCAAACAAATGTTGACTCTTACTGCCACTTTCAGAGGATAACTGGGGAGTTAGTCGCTCCACAGAATGAAGAGGGAATCTTGGCCAAAAGGGGATGAATTGGAGATCAGGGTCAGAGTTGGGCAGGAAGTATTCTTCCCCCTACCCCCATCTATCCATCTTTTTACTCCAGGCCTCTTTGACTCCCTATTTGGAGGAGTTTGTAAATAAAGAAGTCCAGGAGTCCTGCCTGGGACCAGGGCAGTGGGGGAAAGAGCTCTGGAGAAAATCTGTAGCCTGCAAAGAGATTCCAGCACTTGCATGTGTACACACCCTGCCTGCCGCTAGTTCTCCCCGACCTCCAATAACAACAAGGCTGGAGAGACAAAAGGTAAAGAAGGGAAGTGGTCTCCTCCACACCCCGCTCTTTTTTCCTCATCTCTGAGCCTATTATTCCAGCCTCTAGGCTTCCTTTcacacctctcctcctcccattAAGCACACCTGGCGACATGTGAACATCAGCACAAATCCACACACAGACATTTAGTTGTACCTACCCCCATCTGCAGCCAGGATCCAAATCACCTCCAGCAGGAGGGCGGAGAACAACATAGTGTCCCAGGAAGGGGTGCAGGGGACTGGGAATTTGAGGACTAGAGGACTaggacaggcagagagagagggagggaggagtgagagagagagagagcgagcgagctCCTGGCGTGAGTGTATTTATCTCtgcttctcttgctgtctctgtctctgtgggcTTCCAGGGGATTTGGTGTTCAGTAGGGTGTCATGGGTTTCTGGATCCCCAGGACAAATCTCTTGCTGCCTCTTTGCCCTCTCTCTTTATCTCCCTCTGCAGTCTCCACTCCACTAGCTGGCCAGCGACTTTACAACTGCCTCCTGCTTTTAAGGTGGCTCTGAACGGGTGTATGTGGGGACGGGGGGGCTGCCTGGGCTGCTGGCGAACAGCTCCTTAAATAGCCAATTAGGCATGCAGGATGGCCCCACTCGGAGCTGGAACGCGGCAAGTTTCACTGGAGCCCTGGCCCTggctcaggagcccagctggggtGAGCTCTTCCTTCCTCTGCTAGTCACACAGATGCTGTTTAGATGGGTGTTCCCTGGAGCAGGCAGGGTCAAGGAAGGGGCTTTGGGGTTCAACTCAGCCCCCTCAAAAGGACACTGTATTTTCATCCCCCTGCCTGATTTCTCCTCTGAGGAGCAGCTCCCTGGGTGGTATGGGGCAGATGGTGGGGGTACCTGTTCCCAATTCCCTGCATAATCTGAGCTGCCCTGGAATGGGAAGAGTCCAGAATTAGGAGATATATAACAAGAAGGAATTAGGGACTCAGGGTGCAGGCGAGGGGTGGAGGAAGTCAATAACTAAAACCTGAGTTGTGTCCTAAGTTCTAAGGAAGAGAAGTGAGGCAAGGAGAACTCATCTGGAGCAATCTCTtctgtgcctgccaccacccccttCCCACGGTGAGGCCTGGGTCCACGTGCCTGTGtggcctggggtggggggagtgcgGGGAGGGAGCGTTGTTTGCTGGATAAAGCCCATTTGTATGCCCAGTGGGGGAGGGGTGTAGCAGCACCATGGAGAGACAGCGGCTGTAACTGCCAGACCCAGCCACCTCCCTCTCCAGGGAGCCCAGATCTAGGGCGGCTTTTGTCACTGAAGAGGACACTGACCTCCGGcagagaggccagggcaggaggaaaggagagactTTAGGAACAATCACTACCACCATCAGAAAAAGGCGGTttccagagaaagagaggggagggTCTGGAGAGACCATGTGATCCAGATGGAAGAGGGGCTCAGGGTCTTCCTTCCAGCCCAACaaagggctgaggcaggacatGTGGCACTGAATGAAACCTGCCACCAAGGAGCTGCGCCCGTGGAGCATGGAGGCTGCACGTCTCAGGAATGTGAACTGATGTTTGCTCCCCACGGGACTGGAAATCCCGATTGGAATGTACATCCTAAGTCCCTCGTTAGAGAATGTGAAACCCACAGATACTTTCAAGCCAGACATTGAAACCTCTTTCTCCTCCGTGCCCTTCACCAGAGGCACCAGCCAGGAGGATGCACCCATTTGAAGCTCCCTCTGCCCTCCTTGCTCCTGCCGAGTAGCAATAAATAGCCAAACAAAGGGAGCAGAAGCTAAATAAGGGAGCAGGATAAAAGCCAAATGAACAGAATAATGCATGTGCTGGATCATCAGCTCCTGCAGAGACAGGAGCTCACTGTGCCTTTCTATCCCCTGTGATTGATCTGCAAAGCCAAGCCATTTTGCTGATgtcatttccctttttcttctcctATCACCCTCTGAATTATTTGTCCCCTTCAGGAAAGTTTTATGTTTTGAGGTTCCCCAAAGCCCCATCCATCCCATCTAAGAAGAGTAAAAGACTTGAAGTATAAATTAGATTTCCCGGGAATCAGGGTActtaacacaaagaaacaaaaaaagaaagcagagacatCT includes these proteins:
- the CA14 gene encoding carbonic anhydrase 14 isoform X3, whose translation is MLFSALLLEVIWILAADGGQHWMYEGPHGQDHWPASYPECGNNAQSPIDIQTDSVTFDPDLPALQPHGYDQPGTEPLDLHNNGHTVQLSLPSTLYLGGLPRKYVAAQLHLHWGQKGSPGGSEHQINSEATVAELHIVHYDSDSYDSLSEAAEKPQGLAVLGILIEVGETKNIAYEHILSHLHEVRHKDQKTSVPPFNLRELLPPQLGQYFRYNGSLTTPPCYQSVLWTVFYRRSQISTEQLEKLQGTLFSTEEEPSKLLVQNYRALQPLNQRMVFASFIQAGSSYTTGRRGWKTERVWSSLQHKPRLRHKFLLRYHGCG
- the APH1A gene encoding gamma-secretase subunit APH-1A isoform X1, with translation MGAAVFFGCTFVAFGPAFALFLITVAGDPLRVIILVAGAFFWLVSLLLASVVWFILVHVTDRSDARLQYGLLIFGAAVSVLLQEVFRFAYYKLLKKADEGLASLSEDGRSPISIRQMAYVSGLSFGIISGVFSVINILADALGPGVVGIHGDSPYYFLTSAFLTAAIILLHTFWGVVFFDACERRRYWALGLVVGSHLLTSGLTFLNPWYEASLLPIYAVTVSMGLWAFITAGGSLRSIQRSLLCRRQEDSRVMVYSALRIPPED
- the CA14 gene encoding carbonic anhydrase 14 isoform X5 gives rise to the protein MGVNTGCMRPHGYDQPGTEPLDLHNNGHTVQLSLPSTLYLGGLPRKYVAAQLHLHWGQKGSPGGSEHQINSEATVAELHIVHYDSDSYDSLSEAAEKPQGLAVLGILIEVGETKNIAYEHILSHLHEVRHKDQKTSVPPFNLRELLPPQLGQYFRYNGSLTTPPCYQSVLWTVFYRRSQISTEQLEKLQGTLFSTEEEPSKLLVQNYRALQPLNQRMVFASFIQAGSSYTTGEMLSLGVGILVGCLCLLLAVYFIARKIRKKRLENRKSVVFTSAQATTEA
- the CA14 gene encoding carbonic anhydrase 14 isoform X2, which encodes MLFSALLLEVIWILAADGGQHWMYEGPHGQDHWPASYPECGNNAQSPIDIQTDSVTFDPDLPALQPHGYDQPGTEPLDLHNNGHTVQLSLPSTLYLGGLPRKYVAAQLHLHWGQKGSPGGSEHQINSEATVAELHIVHYDSDSYDSLSEAAEKPQGLAVLGILIEVGETKNIAYEHILSHLHEVRHKDQKTSVPPFNLRELLPPQLGQYFRYNGSLTTPPCYQSVLWTVFYRRSQISTEQLEKLQGTLFSTEEEPSKLLVQNYRALQPLNQRMVFASFIQGSSYTTGEMLSLGVGILVGCLCLLLAVYFIARKIRKKRLENRKSVVFTSAQATTEA
- the APH1A gene encoding gamma-secretase subunit APH-1A isoform X2, coding for MGAAVFFGCTFVAFGPAFALFLITVAGDPLRVIILVAGAFFWLVSLLLASVVWFILVHVTDRSDARLQYGLLIFGAAVSVLLQEVFRFAYYKLLKKADEGLASLSEDGRSPISIRQMAYVSGLSFGIISGVFSVINILADALGPGVVGIHGDSPYYFLTSAFLTAAIILLHTFWGVVFFDACERRRYWALGLVVGSHLLTSGLTFLNPWYEASLLPIYAVTVSMGLWAFITAGGSLRSIQRSLLCKD
- the CA14 gene encoding carbonic anhydrase 14 isoform X4, with amino-acid sequence MLFSALLLEVIWILAADGGQHWMYEGPHGQDHWPASYPECGNNAQSPIDIQTDSVTFDPDLPALQPHGYDQPGTEPLDLHNNGHTVQLSLPSTLYLGGLPRKYVAAQLHLHWGQKGSPGGSEHQINSEATVAELHIVHYDSDSYDSLSEAAEKPQGLAVLGILIEVGETKNIAYEHILSHLHEVRHKDQKTSVPPFNLRELLPPQLGQYFRYNGSLTTPPCYQSVLWTVFYRRSQISTEQLEKLQGTLFSTEEEPSKLLVQNYRALQPLNQRMVFASFIQGSSYTTGRRGWKTERVWSSLQHKPRLRHKFLLRYHGCG
- the CA14 gene encoding carbonic anhydrase 14 isoform X1 — translated: MLFSALLLEVIWILAADGGQHWMYEGPHGQDHWPASYPECGNNAQSPIDIQTDSVTFDPDLPALQPHGYDQPGTEPLDLHNNGHTVQLSLPSTLYLGGLPRKYVAAQLHLHWGQKGSPGGSEHQINSEATVAELHIVHYDSDSYDSLSEAAEKPQGLAVLGILIEVGETKNIAYEHILSHLHEVRHKDQKTSVPPFNLRELLPPQLGQYFRYNGSLTTPPCYQSVLWTVFYRRSQISTEQLEKLQGTLFSTEEEPSKLLVQNYRALQPLNQRMVFASFIQAGSSYTTGEMLSLGVGILVGCLCLLLAVYFIARKIRKKRLENRKSVVFTSAQATTEA